In Paraburkholderia caribensis, a single window of DNA contains:
- the aceE gene encoding pyruvate dehydrogenase (acetyl-transferring), homodimeric type, with protein MSAVPDEVLKYVANAKDDNDPQETAEWLEALDGVISAVGPDRAHYLIEKQIEFARVHGEHLPFSANTPYINTIPVANQAKIPGDQDVEHRIRSYTRWNAMAMVLRAGKETNVGGHIASFASAATLYDVGFNHFWHAPSKDHGGDLVFVQGHSSPGVYARAFLLGRLTQNQLDNFRQEVGGEGISSYPHPWLMPDFWQFPTVSMGLGPIMAIYQARFMKYLQARGIAKTDGRKVWAFLGDGETDEPESLGAIGMAGRERLDNLVFVINCNLQRLDGPVRGNGKIIQELESEFRGAGWNVIKVIWGSRWDALFARDKSGALMRRMMEVVDGEYQTYKSESGAFVREHFFNTPELKALVADWSDDDVWNLNRGGHDPHKIYAAFKEATQSKGQPTVILAKTIKGYGMGEAGQAMNITHQQKKMQVESLKQFRDQFRLPISDDEIAHVPYLTFEEGSKELEYMRARRQELGGYLPARRQKAESLPVPSLEAFEPLLKGTGEGREISTTMAFVRILNIVLKDKVIGKRVVPIVPDESRTFGMEGLFRQIGIWNQDGQKYVPEDSDQLMFYKESTTGQILQEGINEAGGMSDWIAAATSYSTHGEIMIPFYIFYSMFGFQRIGDLAWAAGDMRSRGFLLGGTAGRTTLNGEGLQHEDGHSLLWAASVPNCISYDPTFGYELAVIMQDGLRRMVQEQEDVFYYVTVMNENYEHPAIPQGEHVAKDIIKGMYAFRKGADNAKAPRVQLMGAGTIFNEVIAAADLLKNDWGVESDLWSVPSFTELAREGHEVQRQNLLNPLAEKKLSHVETLLKDAKGPVIASTDYVRALVDQIRAFVPQRFVVLGTDGFGRSDTREKLRHFFEVDRYWTTVAALSALADEGTIERKVVADALKKYNLDPSKPNPMTV; from the coding sequence ATGTCCGCTGTACCTGACGAAGTCTTGAAATACGTCGCCAACGCCAAAGACGACAACGACCCGCAAGAAACGGCCGAATGGCTCGAAGCGCTAGATGGCGTGATTTCTGCTGTCGGACCCGACCGCGCTCACTACCTCATCGAGAAGCAGATCGAATTTGCCCGCGTGCATGGCGAGCATCTGCCTTTCTCCGCCAACACCCCGTACATCAACACGATCCCCGTCGCGAATCAGGCGAAGATTCCGGGCGACCAGGACGTCGAACACCGCATCCGTTCGTACACGCGCTGGAACGCGATGGCGATGGTGCTGCGCGCCGGCAAGGAAACCAACGTCGGCGGCCACATCGCGTCGTTCGCATCGGCGGCCACGCTGTACGACGTCGGCTTCAATCACTTCTGGCACGCGCCGTCGAAAGATCACGGCGGCGACCTCGTGTTCGTGCAGGGCCACTCGTCGCCGGGCGTGTACGCGCGCGCGTTCCTGCTCGGCCGTCTGACGCAGAACCAGCTCGACAATTTCCGTCAGGAAGTGGGCGGCGAGGGCATCTCGTCGTATCCGCACCCGTGGCTGATGCCGGACTTCTGGCAATTCCCGACGGTGTCGATGGGTCTCGGCCCGATCATGGCGATCTACCAGGCGCGCTTCATGAAGTACCTGCAGGCGCGCGGCATCGCGAAGACGGACGGCCGCAAGGTGTGGGCGTTCCTCGGCGACGGCGAAACGGATGAGCCGGAATCGCTCGGCGCGATCGGCATGGCCGGCCGCGAGCGTCTGGACAACCTCGTGTTCGTCATCAACTGCAACCTGCAGCGCCTGGACGGCCCGGTGCGCGGCAACGGCAAGATCATCCAGGAACTCGAAAGCGAATTCCGCGGCGCGGGCTGGAACGTCATCAAGGTCATCTGGGGCAGCCGTTGGGATGCCCTGTTCGCACGCGACAAATCGGGCGCGCTGATGCGCCGGATGATGGAAGTCGTCGACGGCGAATATCAGACGTACAAGTCGGAATCGGGCGCGTTCGTTCGCGAGCACTTCTTCAACACGCCGGAACTGAAGGCGCTGGTCGCCGACTGGTCGGACGACGACGTGTGGAACCTGAACCGCGGCGGCCACGATCCGCACAAGATCTACGCCGCGTTCAAGGAAGCGACGCAGTCCAAGGGGCAGCCGACCGTGATCCTCGCCAAGACCATCAAGGGCTATGGCATGGGCGAAGCCGGCCAGGCGATGAACATCACCCACCAGCAGAAGAAGATGCAGGTGGAGTCGCTCAAGCAGTTCCGCGACCAGTTCCGCCTGCCCATCTCGGACGACGAAATCGCGCACGTGCCGTATCTGACCTTCGAGGAAGGCTCGAAGGAACTCGAATACATGCGCGCCCGCCGTCAGGAACTCGGCGGCTATCTGCCGGCGCGCCGCCAGAAGGCGGAATCGCTGCCCGTGCCGTCGCTCGAAGCATTCGAGCCGCTGCTCAAGGGCACGGGCGAAGGCCGTGAAATTTCGACGACGATGGCGTTCGTCCGTATCCTCAACATCGTGTTGAAGGACAAGGTCATCGGCAAGCGCGTCGTGCCTATCGTGCCGGACGAATCGCGCACCTTCGGCATGGAAGGTCTGTTCCGCCAGATCGGCATCTGGAATCAGGACGGCCAGAAGTACGTGCCGGAAGATTCCGACCAGCTGATGTTCTACAAGGAATCGACGACGGGCCAGATCCTGCAGGAAGGCATCAACGAAGCAGGCGGCATGTCGGACTGGATCGCAGCGGCGACGTCGTACTCGACGCACGGCGAGATCATGATTCCGTTCTACATCTTCTATTCGATGTTCGGCTTCCAGCGCATCGGCGATCTGGCATGGGCCGCGGGCGACATGCGCTCGCGCGGCTTCCTGCTGGGCGGCACGGCGGGCCGCACGACGCTGAACGGCGAAGGCCTGCAGCACGAAGACGGCCACTCGCTGCTGTGGGCGGCATCGGTGCCGAACTGCATCAGCTATGACCCGACGTTCGGCTACGAACTCGCCGTCATCATGCAGGACGGTCTGCGCCGCATGGTGCAGGAGCAGGAAGACGTGTTCTATTACGTCACGGTGATGAACGAGAACTACGAGCACCCGGCCATCCCGCAGGGCGAGCACGTCGCGAAGGACATCATCAAGGGCATGTACGCGTTCCGCAAGGGCGCGGACAACGCCAAGGCGCCGCGCGTGCAGCTGATGGGCGCGGGCACGATCTTCAACGAAGTGATCGCCGCCGCCGACCTGCTGAAGAACGACTGGGGCGTCGAGTCGGATCTGTGGAGCGTACCGAGCTTCACGGAACTGGCCCGCGAAGGTCACGAAGTGCAGCGTCAGAACCTGCTGAACCCGCTGGCAGAGAAGAAGCTCTCGCACGTCGAGACGCTGCTGAAGGACGCGAAGGGTCCAGTGATCGCATCGACGGACTACGTCCGCGCGCTGGTCGACCAGATCCGCGCGTTCGTGCCGCAACGCTTCGTCGTGCTGGGCACGGACGGCTTCGGCCGCTCGGATACACGCGAGAAGCTGCGTCACTTCTTCGAAGTGGACCGCTACTGGACCACGGTCGCTGCGCTGAGCGCGCTGGCCGATGAGGGTACGATTGAGCGCAAGGTCGTGGCCGACGCGCTGAAGAAGTACAACCTCGATCCGTCCAAACCCAACCCGATGACCGTCTAA
- the fixL gene encoding oxygen sensor histidine kinase FixL, with protein sequence MLTDRLFARSARSAGQSADSSPSRWHHGPWWSNSYLLTPLLSILVFLVVMSLILWSLNRREQQQQEDTLYRNVAWAQQQIRLSMTGAQEQLQALARDLVSGRADPHSFQVSTADIMQGHPEILYMNWYTSAQQPRWPNNALPVLGQRLAKPNDQQMDEAVKAAFAEAKNTRRQVYSPLMYDDVGNGYITLQTPVYRDRDFLGTVAAVFSVEGILKRDIPPELSAKYKISIIDINNRELATTSTRPRLPRDAYYDLPLDPPGQGVSVRVYAYPQMTNFTNNTLVWLVAGLSCFVLWSLWSLWKHTRQRFEAQQALYAEAFFRRAMENSVLIGMRVLDMHGRITHVNPAFCRMTGWDESDLVGKNAPFPYWPRDSYPEMQRQLDMTLRGKAPSSGFELRVRRKDGSLFHARLYVSPLIDSSGRQTGWMSSMTDITEPKRAREELAAAHERFTTVLESLDAAVSVLAADEAELLFANRYYRHLFGIRPDGHLELAGGGGFDSSAASSDSIDMVDAFAGLPAAALTEGSADAQEVYVQGIQKWFEVRRQYIQWVDGHLAQMQIATDITTRKQAQELARQQDEKLQFTSRLMTMGEMASSLAHELNQPLAAINNYCSGAVALVKSGRTTPDNLLPVLEKTAQQAVRAGMIIKRIREFVKRSEPKRQATRVADIVADAVGLAEIEARKRRIRIVTDMRQRLPVIYVDPVLIEQVLVNLLKNAAEAMHDARPNAVDPVIRLVVKLDSGFVCLSVVDQGPGVDEATAERLFEPFYSTKSDGMGMGLNICRSIIESHRGRLWVVNNVESDGHITGATFHCSLPIGEPDGPSNGGSEAPTPQTVTGEL encoded by the coding sequence ATGTTGACCGATCGGCTTTTCGCACGCTCGGCGCGCTCTGCCGGACAGTCGGCGGATTCGTCGCCGTCCCGCTGGCACCACGGACCGTGGTGGTCGAATTCCTATTTGCTGACGCCGCTGCTGTCGATCCTCGTGTTCCTCGTGGTCATGAGTCTGATCCTGTGGAGCCTGAACCGGCGCGAGCAGCAGCAGCAGGAAGACACGCTTTACCGCAACGTCGCGTGGGCGCAGCAGCAGATCCGCCTGTCCATGACGGGCGCGCAGGAACAGCTTCAGGCGCTCGCCCGCGACCTCGTCTCCGGCCGCGCCGACCCGCATTCCTTCCAGGTGTCGACGGCCGACATCATGCAGGGGCATCCCGAGATCCTCTACATGAACTGGTACACCAGCGCGCAGCAGCCGCGCTGGCCGAACAACGCGCTGCCCGTGCTGGGCCAGCGTCTCGCCAAGCCCAACGACCAGCAGATGGACGAGGCCGTCAAGGCCGCCTTCGCGGAAGCGAAGAACACGCGCCGCCAGGTCTACTCGCCGCTGATGTACGACGACGTCGGCAATGGCTACATCACGCTGCAAACCCCCGTTTATCGCGACCGCGACTTCCTCGGCACGGTCGCGGCCGTGTTCTCGGTCGAAGGGATACTGAAGCGCGACATCCCGCCGGAGCTATCGGCGAAGTACAAGATTTCGATCATCGACATCAACAACCGCGAGCTGGCCACCACGTCCACGCGCCCGCGCCTGCCGCGCGACGCGTATTACGACCTGCCGCTCGATCCGCCCGGCCAGGGCGTGTCGGTGCGCGTGTACGCGTACCCGCAGATGACCAACTTCACGAACAACACGCTCGTGTGGCTGGTCGCGGGGCTGTCGTGTTTCGTGCTGTGGAGCTTGTGGAGCCTGTGGAAGCACACGCGCCAGCGCTTCGAGGCGCAGCAGGCGCTGTACGCCGAAGCCTTCTTCCGCCGCGCGATGGAAAACTCCGTGCTGATCGGCATGCGCGTGCTCGACATGCACGGCCGCATCACGCACGTGAACCCGGCGTTCTGCCGGATGACGGGCTGGGACGAAAGCGATCTGGTCGGCAAGAATGCGCCGTTCCCGTACTGGCCGCGCGACTCCTACCCGGAGATGCAGCGCCAGCTCGACATGACCTTGCGCGGCAAGGCGCCCTCTTCCGGGTTCGAGCTGCGCGTGCGCCGCAAGGACGGCTCGCTGTTCCACGCGCGGCTGTATGTGTCGCCGCTGATCGACAGCTCGGGACGGCAGACGGGCTGGATGTCGTCGATGACGGACATCACCGAGCCCAAGCGCGCGCGCGAAGAACTCGCCGCCGCGCACGAGCGCTTCACCACCGTGCTCGAAAGCCTCGACGCCGCCGTGTCCGTGCTCGCCGCCGACGAAGCCGAGCTGCTGTTCGCGAACCGCTATTACCGGCACCTGTTCGGCATCCGCCCGGACGGCCATCTTGAACTGGCGGGCGGCGGCGGCTTCGACAGTTCGGCGGCTTCGTCGGATTCGATCGATATGGTCGACGCCTTCGCCGGCCTGCCCGCCGCGGCGCTCACGGAAGGCTCCGCCGACGCGCAGGAAGTCTACGTGCAAGGCATCCAGAAGTGGTTCGAAGTGCGCCGCCAGTACATCCAGTGGGTGGACGGCCATCTCGCGCAGATGCAGATCGCGACCGACATCACCACCCGCAAGCAGGCACAAGAACTGGCACGCCAGCAGGACGAGAAACTCCAGTTCACCAGCCGCCTGATGACGATGGGCGAAATGGCGTCGTCGCTCGCGCACGAATTAAACCAGCCTCTCGCGGCCATCAATAACTATTGCTCTGGAGCCGTGGCGCTGGTTAAATCTGGTCGGACAACTCCCGACAACCTGTTACCAGTTCTCGAAAAGACGGCGCAGCAGGCTGTGCGGGCCGGCATGATCATCAAGCGCATCCGCGAATTCGTGAAACGCAGCGAACCGAAACGCCAGGCCACCCGCGTCGCCGACATCGTCGCCGATGCCGTCGGCCTTGCCGAGATCGAAGCACGCAAGCGCCGCATCCGCATCGTGACGGATATGCGCCAGCGTCTGCCCGTCATCTATGTCGATCCGGTGCTGATCGAGCAGGTGCTCGTGAACCTGCTGAAGAACGCGGCGGAAGCGATGCACGACGCGCGGCCCAATGCCGTCGACCCCGTCATTCGCCTCGTCGTCAAGCTCGATTCCGGCTTCGTATGCCTCAGTGTCGTCGACCAGGGGCCGGGCGTCGACGAAGCCACGGCCGAACGTCTCTTCGAACCGTTTTACAGCACCAAGTCCGACGGCATGGGCATGGGGCTGAACATTTGCCGTTCGATCATCGAATCGCATCGCGGACGCCTGTGGGTGGTCAACAACGTCGAATCCGACGGCCACATCACGGGCGCCACTTTCCATTGCAGTCTGCCTATTGGAGAGCCTGACGGCCCGAGCAACGGCGGGTCAGAGGCGCCGACACCACAAACCGTTACGGGAGAGCTATGA
- the lpdA gene encoding dihydrolipoyl dehydrogenase, translating into MSLVEVKVPDIGDFKDVDVIEVNIKPGDTIEKEQSLLTLETDKASMEVPSEAAGTVKEVRVKAGDKVSQGTVIATVETSGEAKAAREPEKAAPAPAPAAAPAAGGGGVQEIKVPDIGDYKDVPVIEVAVKVGDRVEKEQSLVTLESDKATMDVPSPAAGVVKELKVKVGDNVSEGSVLLLLEGEGAAAAPAPKAAPAPAPAAAAAAAPQAGSYSGSADIECDMLVLGAGPGGYSAAFRSADLGMKTVLVERYATLGGVCLNVGCIPSKALLHTALVIDEAAALGSHGISFGKPQIDLDKLRDFKSGVVKKLTGGLAGMAKARKVEVVTGVGTFVDPHHMEVQGESGKKVVKFKQAIIAAGSQAVKLPFIPEDPRVVDSTGALELRQIPKRMLVIGGGIIGLEMATVYATLGAQIDVVEMLDGLMAGADRDLVKVWEKFNSKRFTNVMLKTKTTAAEAKPDGIYVSFEGEKAPAEAQRYDLVLVAVGRSPNGKKIGADKAGVAVTDRGFIEVDKQMRTNVPHIFAIGDVVGQPMLAHKAVHEGHVAAEAAHGEKAYFDALQIPSVAYTDPEVAWAGKTEEQCKAEGIKYGKAVFPWAASGRAIANGRDEGFTKLIFDEETHRVIGGGIVGLNAGDLISEVCLAVEMGADATDIGKTIHPHPTLGESIGMAAELYEGVCTDLPPQKKK; encoded by the coding sequence ATGAGTCTCGTCGAAGTGAAGGTGCCGGACATCGGCGATTTCAAGGACGTCGATGTCATCGAAGTCAATATCAAGCCGGGCGATACCATCGAGAAAGAGCAGTCGCTGCTGACGCTCGAAACCGATAAGGCCTCCATGGAAGTGCCGAGCGAAGCGGCCGGCACGGTCAAGGAAGTCCGCGTCAAGGCGGGCGACAAGGTCTCGCAAGGCACCGTCATCGCCACGGTGGAAACGTCGGGCGAAGCGAAGGCCGCCAGGGAACCTGAGAAAGCTGCGCCTGCACCCGCGCCCGCTGCCGCGCCGGCAGCAGGCGGTGGTGGCGTGCAGGAAATCAAAGTGCCGGATATCGGCGACTATAAAGATGTGCCCGTGATCGAAGTCGCGGTGAAGGTCGGCGATCGCGTCGAGAAGGAGCAGTCGCTCGTCACGCTCGAATCCGACAAGGCGACCATGGATGTGCCGAGCCCGGCCGCCGGCGTCGTCAAGGAACTGAAGGTCAAGGTCGGCGATAACGTTTCGGAAGGCAGCGTGCTGCTGTTGCTCGAAGGCGAAGGCGCGGCGGCTGCGCCCGCGCCGAAGGCTGCGCCTGCTCCCGCGCCCGCTGCTGCAGCGGCGGCCGCGCCGCAAGCAGGCAGCTATTCCGGTTCCGCCGATATCGAGTGCGACATGCTCGTGCTTGGCGCCGGGCCTGGTGGTTACTCGGCAGCATTCCGTTCGGCTGACCTCGGTATGAAGACGGTGCTGGTCGAACGCTATGCGACGCTCGGCGGCGTGTGTCTGAACGTTGGCTGTATTCCGTCGAAGGCGTTGCTGCATACGGCGCTCGTGATCGACGAAGCGGCTGCCCTCGGCTCGCACGGCATCTCGTTCGGCAAGCCGCAGATCGATCTCGACAAGCTGCGCGACTTCAAGTCGGGCGTCGTCAAGAAGCTGACGGGCGGTCTCGCCGGCATGGCGAAGGCGCGCAAGGTCGAAGTCGTGACGGGTGTCGGCACGTTCGTCGATCCGCATCACATGGAAGTGCAGGGCGAGAGCGGCAAGAAGGTCGTCAAGTTCAAGCAGGCGATCATCGCGGCCGGCTCACAAGCCGTGAAGCTGCCGTTCATTCCGGAAGATCCGCGCGTGGTCGATTCGACGGGCGCGTTGGAACTGCGTCAGATTCCGAAGCGCATGCTCGTGATCGGCGGCGGCATTATCGGTCTGGAAATGGCCACCGTTTATGCGACGCTCGGCGCGCAGATCGATGTGGTCGAAATGCTCGACGGTCTGATGGCTGGCGCGGATCGCGATCTCGTGAAGGTCTGGGAGAAATTCAACAGCAAGCGTTTCACCAACGTGATGCTGAAGACCAAGACGACGGCGGCGGAAGCGAAGCCGGATGGCATTTACGTGTCGTTCGAAGGCGAGAAGGCACCCGCCGAGGCGCAACGCTACGATCTCGTGCTGGTTGCCGTGGGCCGCAGCCCGAACGGCAAGAAGATCGGCGCGGACAAGGCGGGCGTGGCTGTGACGGATCGCGGCTTCATCGAAGTGGACAAGCAGATGCGGACCAATGTGCCGCACATCTTCGCGATCGGCGATGTCGTGGGTCAGCCGATGCTCGCGCACAAGGCCGTGCATGAAGGCCATGTCGCGGCGGAAGCGGCGCATGGCGAGAAGGCGTACTTCGACGCGCTGCAGATTCCGTCGGTGGCTTACACCGATCCGGAGGTGGCGTGGGCGGGCAAGACGGAAGAACAGTGCAAGGCCGAAGGCATCAAGTACGGCAAGGCGGTGTTCCCGTGGGCCGCTTCGGGGCGCGCGATCGCGAATGGTCGCGACGAGGGCTTTACGAAGCTGATCTTCGATGAGGAGACGCATCGCGTTATCGGTGGCGGGATTGTAGGTCTGAATGCCGGCGATCTGATCAGCGAAGTGTGCCTGGCGGTTGAGATGGGCGCTGACGCGACGGATATCGGGAAGACGATTCATCCGCACCCGACGCTCGGGGAGTCGATTGGTATGGCTGCCGAGCTTTATGAAGGTGTTTGTACGGATTTGCCGCCGCAGAAGAAGAAGTAA
- the aceF gene encoding dihydrolipoyllysine-residue acetyltransferase — MSQAIEVKVPDIGDYKDIPVIEVLVKAGDTVEKEQSLVTLESDKATMDVPSPASGTVKEVKVKLGDTVSEGTLIVLLDGEGGGAAKPAQGNGAAAPAATPAPAPAPAAAPAPAAASGKTGGVQEVKVPDIGDYKDVPVIEVGVKVGDRVEKEQSLVTLESDKATMDVPSPAAGIVKEIKVKVGDSVSEGTLIVLLEGDSGGAAAPAPAPAAAKPEEKPSDAPAAPSPAPAQPSALAQAPVIPAGEGGAYRVSHASPSVRKFARELGVDVSRVTGTGPKGRITQDDVTAFVKGVMTGQRAAPAAAAAPAAAGGGELGLLPWPKIDFTKFGPVDPKPLSRIKKISGANLHRNWVMIPHVTNNDEADITELEELRVKLNKENEKSGVKFTMLAFVIKAVVAALKKFPTFNASLDGDNLVFKQYYNVGFAADTPNGLVVPVIRDADKKGLVDIAKEMTELSKLAREGKLKPDQMQGGCFSISSLGGIGGTNFTPIINAPEVAILGLSRSAMKPVWDGKQFVPRLTLPMSLSYDHRVIDGAEAARFNAYLGSILADFRRVIL; from the coding sequence ATGAGCCAAGCGATCGAAGTCAAGGTGCCGGACATCGGCGATTACAAGGACATCCCTGTGATCGAGGTGCTGGTGAAGGCGGGTGATACCGTCGAGAAAGAGCAGTCGCTCGTCACGCTGGAATCCGACAAGGCGACGATGGATGTGCCGAGCCCCGCGTCGGGCACGGTCAAGGAAGTGAAGGTCAAGCTTGGCGACACGGTGTCGGAAGGCACGCTGATCGTGCTGCTCGACGGCGAAGGCGGCGGTGCCGCAAAGCCCGCGCAAGGCAACGGCGCGGCCGCGCCTGCCGCGACCCCCGCACCGGCTCCCGCGCCTGCCGCTGCACCCGCCCCCGCGGCTGCATCCGGCAAGACGGGCGGCGTGCAGGAAGTGAAGGTGCCGGATATCGGCGACTACAAAGATGTGCCCGTGATCGAAGTCGGCGTGAAGGTCGGCGACCGCGTCGAGAAGGAACAGTCGCTCGTCACCCTCGAATCCGACAAGGCGACGATGGACGTGCCGAGCCCCGCCGCCGGCATCGTGAAGGAAATCAAGGTCAAGGTCGGCGATAGCGTGTCCGAAGGTACGCTGATCGTGCTGCTCGAAGGCGACAGCGGCGGCGCCGCTGCGCCCGCTCCGGCACCCGCTGCCGCGAAGCCCGAAGAAAAGCCGTCGGACGCGCCCGCTGCGCCGTCGCCAGCGCCGGCGCAACCGTCCGCGCTCGCGCAGGCGCCCGTCATTCCGGCAGGCGAAGGCGGCGCGTATCGCGTGAGCCATGCGTCGCCGTCGGTGCGCAAGTTTGCGCGCGAACTGGGTGTCGACGTGTCGCGTGTGACGGGCACGGGTCCGAAGGGCCGCATTACGCAGGACGACGTCACCGCGTTCGTCAAGGGCGTGATGACGGGCCAGCGCGCCGCGCCCGCCGCTGCTGCTGCACCTGCTGCTGCGGGTGGAGGCGAACTCGGTCTGCTGCCGTGGCCGAAGATCGACTTCACGAAGTTCGGCCCGGTCGATCCGAAGCCGCTGTCGCGCATCAAGAAGATTTCCGGCGCGAACCTGCACCGCAACTGGGTCATGATCCCGCACGTCACGAACAACGACGAAGCGGACATCACCGAACTCGAAGAACTGCGCGTGAAGCTGAACAAGGAAAACGAGAAGTCGGGCGTCAAGTTCACGATGCTTGCGTTCGTGATCAAGGCCGTCGTCGCCGCGCTGAAGAAGTTCCCGACGTTCAATGCGAGCCTCGATGGCGACAACCTCGTGTTCAAGCAGTACTACAACGTGGGTTTTGCCGCCGATACGCCGAACGGTCTCGTCGTGCCCGTGATCCGCGATGCGGACAAGAAGGGTCTCGTCGATATCGCGAAGGAAATGACCGAGTTGTCGAAGCTCGCGCGCGAAGGCAAGCTCAAGCCCGACCAGATGCAAGGCGGCTGCTTCTCGATCTCGTCGCTGGGTGGTATTGGCGGGACCAACTTCACGCCGATCATCAATGCGCCTGAAGTCGCGATTCTCGGGCTGTCGCGCAGTGCGATGAAGCCGGTGTGGGACGGTAAGCAGTTCGTGCCGCGTCTCACGCTGCCGATGTCGCTGTCGTATGACCATCGGGTGATCGACGGGGCTGAAGCGGCGCGCTTCAATGCGTATCTTGGGTCGATTCTTGCCGATTTCCGGCGTGTGATTCTTTGA